ATTCGGCCTGGTCTACCATCAGGTCCAGCATCCGGACGGCTACATCGCCCTCGACTCGGCCGCGGACTTCCGCGAGCTGACGCAAGTCAAGCTGGCCGCCGGCGCGACCGGGCTCTTCATGGTGGGTGGCGGCGTGCCGAAGAACTTCGCGCAGGACATCGTCGTGGCGGCGGAGATCCTGGGCCACGACGCCGAGATGCACCGGTACGCGGTGCAGATCACCGTGGCCGACGAGCGCGACGGCGCCCTCTCGGGCTCCACACTTCGCGAGGCCAACTCGTGGGGCAAGGTGCAGCTGGGCGAGGAGCAGATGGTCTTCGCGGAGGCCACGGTCGCCCTCCCGCTGATCGCGGGGTACGCGTACCACCGCGGGGCGTGGCGGGCGCGCGAGGCCAAGCGGTACGCCAAGCTGTTCGCGGCGGAGGCGGCGCGGAAGTAGCGCCGCTCGTGCGCGGGGAGTTAGGCGAGGGGCGTCGCGGTGCGGCGCCCTTCGTGCTTCCTGTTCACTCGAAGCGCGGCTCGAGCTCGACGCCAAGTCCGTCGGCAACGCGGTTCACGAAAGCGTAGTACGCCGTCACCGCGCAAATGTCGTGGATGGCCCGGTCGTCGAAGCCCACGTCGCTCAGGCGCGCTACATCCGCGGCCGAGATGCTGCTCGGCTCGGTGGTGAGTCGCACGGCGTAGTCCAGCATCGCGCGGTCGGCGGGTCCGAGATCGAGCGAGCGCCAGTCCCGGATCAGGGAATCAGCGAACACCGCCGCGGCCACGGCCGACCGGCCGGCGAGACTCAGCAGCTGACGGAGACCCGCTCCGTGATGCTGTATTCAATAGTGACAGTGGTTCGCGGCCGATACCACGACGGCGAGCATCTCCCGCTGGATGCGCGTCAGCGGGCCCGGTCCGCGCATCAGCTCTACGTAGAGCTCGTAGTGATGGCGCATGACCCGCGAATGAACCCCGTGGATCCGCAGGATGTTGTCCTGGTCCGGGACGCGATCGTCGGCTGGCACTTGCTCGTCGGGTGCGTACGGGATGAATGCCACGGCTGGCCGCCTCACAAATAGTTGACAAAACGTCGGGGCCGCCTCGCCAGATCTGCGGCGGCTCGGCGCCGCCGTCAGGCCGTCGGTCGCGCCGGAGGCCGCTCGGCGCCCCCTCCGCGTTACGTGGCGCGACTCAGGCCCCGACCGACAGGTCCCAGCGTTGCGGCGCGAAGGCGTCGTCAAGCGGCGTATCGGCCAGGTGGTTCACGTAGTTGCTGAGCGTCTTGAGCGCGACGAGCGCGAACACGTCGAGCGCGTGGCCCCGGTCGTATCCGGCCTCCTGGAACGTCTTGAGGTCGCCGTCGTTCAAGCGTCCGCGCGCGCGCACCACCGCGACGGCG
The DNA window shown above is from Gemmatimonadales bacterium and carries:
- a CDS encoding carboxymuconolactone decarboxylase family protein, which gives rise to MAFIPYAPDEQVPADDRVPDQDNILRIHGVHSRVMRHHYELYVELMRGPGPLTRIQREMLAVVVSAANHCHY